GATAATAACCCTGTCTTAGATTTGTATTATCAAGATCCTAAAAAGTATGCTTTTTTACTTCAAATCTTTTTCTTAAATAAACGCTTTAAATCTATTAAAGAAGCTTATAAAGCAGACAATAATATCTTGGATCGATCTATTTTTGAAGATGAATTATTTTTAAAATTGAATTACAAGAATGGAAATGTTACCAAAGCTGAACTTGATATTTATCAAGAATTACTTGCAAATATGTTGGAAGAGCTTGAAGGCATGCCTAAAAAGCGTCCTGATCTTTTAATCTACATCGATGTTTCATTTGAAAAAATGATAGAACGTATTGAAATGCGTGGCAGAAGCTATGAACAAATCGAAGGTAACCCTGATTTATATACTTACTATAAACAGGTTCACGGAGAATATCCTGAATGGTATGAAAACTACGATGTTTCTCCCAAAATGACCATTGACGGTAATCATTTAGATTTTGTTCAAAATTCAAATGATTTAGATCAAGTTTTACAGATGATTGATGAACAGTTAAAAGAACTAGATCTCATCAAATAAAAAAGTTAAGCCAAGCAACTTAACTTTTTTTATTAACTTAATACTAAAGCGTCATCTGTTAGTTTTTGACCACTATTTTGTTGGAAGAGAGACATTAACTGTTGTACCGTTAATTGTTTTTTCGCCTCACCTTTAACATCAACAACAATTTTCCCTTGGTGTAACATCACAAGTCGATTGCCATAGGCGATGGCATTTTCCATATTATGTGTAATCATTAAAGTTGTTAAGTGGTGTGTCTCTACAATTTTTTGTGTTAAATCCATAACCATTGCACTTATTTTAGGATCTAATGCCGCAGTATGTTCATCAAGAAGTAATACTTTGGGCTTTTCCAACGATGCCATAAGTAGTGTTAGAGCTTGTCTTTGACCACCAGATAAAAATTGTGTATCAACTTTCATCCTATTTTCAAGATTGAGTCCTAGTTCTTTAAGAGATTTTTTTAATATTCCTCGTTCAGCATCTTTAACACCCCAGCCTAAGCCTCTTGATTTGCCACGGCGATAAGCAATGGCCATATTTTCCTCAATGCTCAAGCGCGAAGCTGTTCCCATTTTAGGATCTTGGAAAACACGACTAATATCTTTTGCTCTTTTTGCAGATGATAAATTTTTTATGGATTTTCCATCAAGTAATATATCACCTTGATCAACCTTTAGAGTTCCTGCAAGTGTGTTCATCAAGGTTGATTTCCCAGCTCCATTACCACCAATAATAGAGATGAAATCACCCTCTTCTACATCTAAACTGAGACCTTTGAGAACATGATTTTCATTAACAGTTCCTGTTTCAAAAATTTTGTGAATATCTTTAATCGATAATATTGTTGTCATAACTAACCCCTATCCTAAATTCGGCTTGCGTATATGTAATTTCTTTTGAAGTTCTGGAATAAACAGAACAGTCGCCAAAAGAATAGCTGAGAATAATTTAACCAAATCAGCATCCATACCTGGAATAGCCAGAATAGCTAAAATAATGAGACGATAAACAATTGATCCAAGAACAATAGATACCAAACGCCAACCAATGCTTAAATTTCTGATGATAACTTCAGCAATAATGATAGAAGCTAATCCAATAACAATAGTCCCAACACCAGAATTAATATCTGCATAACCATTATTTTGACACAGAAGAGCTCCACATAAAGAAATCAATCCATTTGAAAGCATATAACCTAGAATCTTCATATTATCCGTTTTAATACCATTTGACTCACTCATTGGAATATTATCTCCAGTTGATCGAAGAGCCAGTCCAATTTGTGTTTTGAGTAATAAGGTCAAAAGTAAGATTACAACAATCGCAAATGCACATCCAATGATTAAAACAGAGGCTACTTTTGTAAAGCCCATATCATATAGCTCTGTTACCAAGGTTTTTTGTCTCAGTAAAGCAACATTTGCTTTGCCAAGAACTTTTAAGTTAACAGAGTATAGGCCAGTCAAGGTTACAATCCCAGTTAATAAAGCTGGTATTTTTAATTTTGTATGAATAAGTCCAGATACTAGACCTGCTAGAAGTCCCCCTACAAAAGATAGAAATGTCGCCATCAATGGGCCATGTCCTGAAACAATACTTGTCGCACAAATAGCTGCACCAAGTGGGTATGCTCCTTCTGCTGTTAAGTCCGCAATATCTAATATTCTAAAAGTAATATAAACACCAATAGCCATTATTGACCAAAGTAAGCCTTGAGAAAGGCTTGATAATATGAGCTCCATGATTTCTCCTTTTATTTATCTGATAGATTTGAAACATCAATGCCTAATTTTGATGCCATCTCTTTATTGACGTGAAGACTAACTGTTTTAGGATATTCAACTGAAAGTTTTGCTGGATCAGCACCTTTTAGGATTTTTACAGCCATTTTTCCAACTTGTTTCCCAAGTTCTTTATAATTTGTTCCATATGTCAATAAGCCTCCTGCATCAACCATATCAGTTGACCCACCAATAACTGGAACTTTATTTTGAACGGATAATTGACCAATCATTGTCATTGTTGATGCAACAGTATTATCCGTTGGTACAAAGACGGCATCTGTTTCTTTCATTAAGCTATTTGCAGCATCTTGAACATCATTTGTACTTGAAATCCCTTTTTTAACAACTTCATAGCCTGCTTTTTTCAATAATGATTCTGCTTTCTTAACTTGAACTTCTGAGTTACGTTCACTTGTTGTATATAAAATACCTACTTTTTTAGCTTTTGGTAAGGCTTCACCTAATAATTTAACTTGTTTCCCAATTGGAGCCTGGTCACTTGTTCCTGTTAAATTGCCACCAGGTTTTTTTATCGAATTTACTAAATCTGCAGATAATGGGTCAGTTACTGCTGTAAAGACAATGGGCTTTTCAGAGGTTGCTGTTGCCAGTGCTTGGGCAGCTGGTGTCGCAATAGCTAAGATTAAATCATTATCTTTAGCCAATTGCTCTGAGATAGTCTGTAAATTAGATTGATCCCCTTGTGCATTTTGATAATCTAGTTTTAAGTTTTTTCCTTCTTTGTAACCTTCTGCTTTTAATTCTTCTTCAAACCCTTTACGTGCAGCTGATAAAGAAACATGTTCCATATATTGAAGAATACCGACTTTAACAGTCTTTTTACTTTCACTAATGGAATTTGAACTAGAGTCTGTATTTGAACGACAAGCAACAAGAGTTAAGCTTGCAAGTGAAACTACCAATAGTTTTGTTAATTTTTTCATTTCATTTCCTCTTTATCTTTTATTAATCCGCAAATGACTTGATGGTTTCTGGCTTAATATTTAAAACCTTTGCCATGTCTTCATTTACTGCGATGGTTGTTTTTTTAGGTTTCCCAACCTTAACTTCTGCTGGATTTTTACCTTTTAAGATGCTGACAGCTTGTTTTCCTGCTTGCTTTCCAATAGCATGATAATTGACTCCAGAAGTAAATAAAACTGCATTTAAGTAAGCTTCATCACTACCAATTGAAGGAATCTTAGCATCTTTTAAAATATCTCCAATCGTAGTTGCAGTAGATGCTACTGTGTTATCCGTTGGAAGGTAAACGGCATCAACTTGTTTAGCTAAACTGGTCATCACCTGTTGAACATCATTTGTACTTGTTACCGTTTTTTCAACAACCTTAATACCCTTTTTCTCAAGAGCTTCCTTAGCCTGCTTTGCTTGTGCTTCAGAATTTACTTCACTTGAATTATAGAAGATACCAACAGTTTTTGCTTTTGGAGCTACTTTTGTTAACAAATTTATTTGATCACTAACATTTGTCGCATCAATCGTTCCAGTCATATTACCACCCGGTTTTGAAAGTGAATCAACAAGGTTAGCTGCAACAGGATCTGTAACTGCCGTAAAAACTTCCGGTGTCTCTTGATCCGCATTTAAGAGTGCTTGAGCGGCAGGTGTAGCAATGGCAAAGTTTAAATCGTTTTTCCCAGCTAATTGGTCAACCATTGTTTGTAAATTGGACTGATCTCCCTGTGCATTTTTGATGGTTAATTTAAGATTTTTTCCTTTCTTATAGCCTCCCTCACTTAAACCTTCAATGAATCCTTTTCTAGCTTCATCCAGTGCAGAATGTTCTGCATATTGAATAATCCCAACTTTAACAGTTTTTGATGTCTTGTTTGTTTCTTGCCTACAGGCTGTCAGTGCAACTAATGAAATAACTGCTAAGATAATAACATTAAACCTTTTAAACCCCATTATTTTCTCCTTCAATTTCTCACAAAAATAAGACCATTTAGAATATCTAAATGGTCTTAAACAATTATTTTGTATCACAAAATACAATATATATATGGTAACCACCTAGATATTTTTATCTACGTGGCGTACAACTCAAATAGCCTTTAGCCTCATAGATACAAACTTAACGTTTTACGTGTTTGCATCCATGATACTTCATGTCTACAAACACTATCTAAAGAAGCTAAAGTAATAACGCTTATTGGTTATTTGAGCCGTACTATGGTTTACCATAATTGTACCTCCTGATTTCTTTCATCTGATTTTTCTAAAATTATAATGGTTTTTGGAGGCGATGTCAAGGTGATTTGATTAATTTTTTGTTTTTTCTAAAATTTCTATATTATATACACAATTTAATAAAATCTTTTAAAAAGGTAACTCTTGGTCATCAAGAACCAAATCGGCTAAATCACTGATATTATTATTTTCACGCATTGCTCTTTGAGTACGTGATTCTAATAATTGAAAAGAATGGCAAAGGACTTCTGAAATATAATGTGTCTGATTTTCTTTTTCATATTTTCGTGTCCTTAATTCTCCATCGCATGATAAAAGGCTACCTTTATTTGCATATGAGACTAAAGTTTCCGCTAACTTACCCCAAACAACAAGATTGATAAAATCAGTCTCTTTTTCACCAGTTTTTGTTTTATATCTTCTATTGACTGCAATTGTCGCACGACAAAATGATTTGTCATTTGTCGTTTTAATTAGCTCAGGTTGAGCTGTTAGTCGTCCAATTAATATGGTATTCACTTGATACATTTTTTTCGAATTAACTAGTAAGGAGGTAAAAATATGGACATCAAAATGCAAGACCGTGGAAAAACCATGATTAATAAAGTTGGAGAATTATTAACAGAGAGGAAACAAATCAAAATAATGAAAATCTATTCTGGTTATGTGACAATAATAACCAGAGACTGTGAATGCGACGAATTTTTTCTATCACTCTGCAATTACATCTACGTTGGCTATTCGCCAGAGTATGATCTGTATTTGTATATTTAAAGTCTATTTAAACAGCAATTATTCATATTTGCCATTTAAACGGACGTAACCTTTGTATGAATAAATGTCATCATTTAGTTCAAAATCAAATCTAATTTTGACCATCTCTTTGCAATTAGCAGCATCCAGTATAAAAAATGTGTCACCAGTAGCTCGCATGGTTGCACGAATGTCATCTGTAAGAAATGTTAGTGGTTCTTTTAACGCAGACAACTCGTGGAAATCTCTCTCGAATTGTCTATAATTACGACTGAAATAATCAAAATCT
This Streptococcus urinalis 2285-97 DNA region includes the following protein-coding sequences:
- a CDS encoding deoxynucleoside kinase produces the protein MLIVLAGTIGAGKSSLAAALGEHLGTEVFYEAVDNNPVLDLYYQDPKKYAFLLQIFFLNKRFKSIKEAYKADNNILDRSIFEDELFLKLNYKNGNVTKAELDIYQELLANMLEELEGMPKKRPDLLIYIDVSFEKMIERIEMRGRSYEQIEGNPDLYTYYKQVHGEYPEWYENYDVSPKMTIDGNHLDFVQNSNDLDQVLQMIDEQLKELDLIK
- a CDS encoding ABC transporter ATP-binding protein, whose protein sequence is MTTILSIKDIHKIFETGTVNENHVLKGLSLDVEEGDFISIIGGNGAGKSTLMNTLAGTLKVDQGDILLDGKSIKNLSSAKRAKDISRVFQDPKMGTASRLSIEENMAIAYRRGKSRGLGWGVKDAERGILKKSLKELGLNLENRMKVDTQFLSGGQRQALTLLMASLEKPKVLLLDEHTAALDPKISAMVMDLTQKIVETHHLTTLMITHNMENAIAYGNRLVMLHQGKIVVDVKGEAKKQLTVQQLMSLFQQNSGQKLTDDALVLS
- a CDS encoding ABC transporter permease gives rise to the protein MELILSSLSQGLLWSIMAIGVYITFRILDIADLTAEGAYPLGAAICATSIVSGHGPLMATFLSFVGGLLAGLVSGLIHTKLKIPALLTGIVTLTGLYSVNLKVLGKANVALLRQKTLVTELYDMGFTKVASVLIIGCAFAIVVILLLTLLLKTQIGLALRSTGDNIPMSESNGIKTDNMKILGYMLSNGLISLCGALLCQNNGYADINSGVGTIVIGLASIIIAEVIIRNLSIGWRLVSIVLGSIVYRLIILAILAIPGMDADLVKLFSAILLATVLFIPELQKKLHIRKPNLG
- a CDS encoding ABC transporter substrate-binding protein, translated to MKKLTKLLVVSLASLTLVACRSNTDSSSNSISESKKTVKVGILQYMEHVSLSAARKGFEEELKAEGYKEGKNLKLDYQNAQGDQSNLQTISEQLAKDNDLILAIATPAAQALATATSEKPIVFTAVTDPLSADLVNSIKKPGGNLTGTSDQAPIGKQVKLLGEALPKAKKVGILYTTSERNSEVQVKKAESLLKKAGYEVVKKGISSTNDVQDAANSLMKETDAVFVPTDNTVASTMTMIGQLSVQNKVPVIGGSTDMVDAGGLLTYGTNYKELGKQVGKMAVKILKGADPAKLSVEYPKTVSLHVNKEMASKLGIDVSNLSDK
- a CDS encoding ABC transporter substrate-binding protein; translation: MGFKRFNVIILAVISLVALTACRQETNKTSKTVKVGIIQYAEHSALDEARKGFIEGLSEGGYKKGKNLKLTIKNAQGDQSNLQTMVDQLAGKNDLNFAIATPAAQALLNADQETPEVFTAVTDPVAANLVDSLSKPGGNMTGTIDATNVSDQINLLTKVAPKAKTVGIFYNSSEVNSEAQAKQAKEALEKKGIKVVEKTVTSTNDVQQVMTSLAKQVDAVYLPTDNTVASTATTIGDILKDAKIPSIGSDEAYLNAVLFTSGVNYHAIGKQAGKQAVSILKGKNPAEVKVGKPKKTTIAVNEDMAKVLNIKPETIKSFAD
- a CDS encoding single-stranded DNA-binding protein — protein: MYQVNTILIGRLTAQPELIKTTNDKSFCRATIAVNRRYKTKTGEKETDFINLVVWGKLAETLVSYANKGSLLSCDGELRTRKYEKENQTHYISEVLCHSFQLLESRTQRAMRENNNISDLADLVLDDQELPF
- a CDS encoding DUF5960 family protein, with the translated sequence MNYLKKFDNFPDFDYFSRNYRQFERDFHELSALKEPLTFLTDDIRATMRATGDTFFILDAANCKEMVKIRFDFELNDDIYSYKGYVRLNGKYE